The Kosakonia sacchari SP1 genome includes a window with the following:
- the ssuE gene encoding NADPH-dependent FMN reductase produces MRVITLAGSPRFPSRSSALLEYARERLNAQEIEVCHWHLQNFAPEDLLYARFDSPALQTFIGQLNEADGLIVATPIYKAAYSGSLKTLLDLLPERALEGKVVLPLATGGTVAHMLAVDYALKPVLSALKAQEILHGVFADDSQVLDYQHKPSLTPNLQTRLDKALETFWQALHRRDIQAPDFHLPQGVAHV; encoded by the coding sequence ATGAGAGTTATCACCCTGGCCGGAAGCCCGCGCTTTCCCTCCCGCTCCAGCGCGTTGCTGGAGTATGCCCGCGAGCGTCTGAATGCGCAGGAGATCGAAGTGTGTCACTGGCATTTGCAAAATTTCGCGCCGGAAGATCTCCTCTATGCCCGCTTTGATAGCCCCGCGTTGCAAACATTTATTGGGCAACTTAACGAGGCAGATGGGTTGATTGTCGCCACACCGATCTATAAAGCGGCTTACTCCGGCTCCCTGAAAACGCTGCTCGATCTACTGCCCGAGCGGGCGCTGGAAGGCAAAGTGGTGTTGCCGCTGGCCACTGGCGGCACCGTTGCGCACATGCTGGCGGTGGATTACGCCCTTAAGCCGGTACTCAGCGCGCTGAAAGCGCAAGAGATCCTGCATGGCGTCTTCGCCGATGATAGTCAGGTGCTAGATTATCAGCACAAGCCCAGTCTGACGCCCAACCTGCAAACCCGTCTGGATAAAGCGCTGGAAACTTTCTGGCAAGCGCTGCACCGCCGGGATATCCAGGCGCCGGATTTCCACCTGCCGCAAGGAGTCGCGCATGTTTAA
- a CDS encoding sulfonate ABC transporter substrate-binding protein — MFNLFKNRAQWLALSGLLTLSAWTQAAEPAPESLRIGYQKGSVSMVLAKSYDLLEKRYPNTKITWTEFPAGPQMLEALNIGSIDLGSTGDIPPIFAQAAGADLLYVGVEPPKPKAEVILVAQNSPIKTVADLKGHKVAFQKGSSSHNLLLRALQQAGLKFSDIQPVFLTPADARAAFQQGNVDAWAIWDPYYSAALLQGGVRVLKDGTTLKQTGSFYLASRPYAEKNGAFIQGVLNTFSEADALTLSQRDESIALFAKTLGLPQPVIASYFDHRPPTKISPVDDTTAALQQQTADLFYENHLLPKKVDIRTRIWQPANQGAKS, encoded by the coding sequence ATGTTTAATCTGTTCAAAAACCGCGCACAATGGCTGGCATTAAGCGGTTTACTGACACTTTCCGCCTGGACACAGGCCGCCGAACCGGCACCGGAGAGTTTGCGTATTGGTTACCAGAAAGGCAGTGTCAGCATGGTGCTGGCAAAAAGCTATGACCTGCTGGAAAAACGCTACCCGAACACCAAAATCACCTGGACGGAATTCCCGGCAGGCCCGCAAATGCTGGAAGCGCTGAATATTGGCAGTATCGATCTCGGCAGCACGGGCGACATTCCGCCGATTTTTGCGCAAGCCGCTGGCGCGGATCTTCTGTATGTCGGCGTTGAACCGCCGAAGCCGAAAGCAGAAGTGATCCTTGTTGCCCAAAACAGCCCGATTAAAACGGTTGCCGACCTGAAGGGACATAAAGTCGCTTTCCAGAAAGGCTCCAGCTCACACAATTTACTGCTGCGCGCACTGCAACAGGCTGGGCTAAAATTCAGCGATATTCAGCCCGTGTTTTTGACACCTGCGGATGCACGTGCCGCGTTCCAGCAAGGTAACGTTGATGCATGGGCCATCTGGGATCCTTACTACTCGGCGGCCCTGCTTCAGGGTGGCGTGCGCGTATTAAAAGACGGCACCACACTGAAACAGACCGGCTCCTTCTATTTAGCGTCGCGTCCTTATGCGGAAAAAAACGGGGCATTTATTCAGGGCGTGCTGAATACCTTTAGCGAAGCCGACGCGTTAACCCTTAGCCAGCGTGACGAAAGCATCGCGCTGTTTGCCAAAACACTGGGGCTGCCCCAGCCGGTGATTGCCAGCTATTTCGATCACCGCCCACCGACCAAAATCTCACCGGTCGATGACACCACCGCCGCACTGCAACAGCAAACGGCCGATCTCTTCTATGAGAACCATTTGCTGCCGAAAAAAGTCGATATTCGCACCCGTATCTGGCAACCGGCCAACCAAGGAGCCAAGTCATGA
- the ssuD gene encoding FMNH2-dependent alkanesulfonate monooxygenase — translation MSLNLFWFLPTHGDGHYLGTDHGSRPVDHAYLQQVAQAADRLGFSGVLIPTGRSCEDAWLVAASLIPVTQRLKFLVALRPSVTSPTVAARQAATLDRLSNGRALFNLVTGSDPQELAGDGVFLDHTQRYEASAEFTHVWRRLLEGDTVDFEGKHIHVRGAKLFFPPVQQPRPPLYFGGSSDVAQDLAAEQVDLYLTWGEPPAQVKEKIEQVRAKAAAHGRKVRFGIRLHVIVRETNAEAWQAANNLIAHLDDATIAKAQAAFSRQDSVGQQRMAALHGGKRDQLEISPNLWAGVGLVRGGAGTALVGDGPTVAARINEYAELGIDSFILSGYPHLEEAYRVGELLFPHLDVAVPQIPQPQPLQLQGETVANEFIPRKVAQS, via the coding sequence ATGAGCTTAAATCTGTTCTGGTTTTTACCCACCCACGGCGATGGTCACTATTTAGGGACGGACCACGGCTCGCGCCCGGTAGATCATGCTTATTTACAACAAGTCGCGCAGGCGGCGGATCGTTTAGGGTTCAGCGGAGTGCTGATCCCCACCGGTCGCTCCTGTGAAGATGCGTGGCTGGTCGCCGCCTCACTTATCCCGGTGACGCAGCGGTTGAAGTTTCTTGTCGCCCTGCGCCCCAGTGTCACGTCGCCGACCGTCGCTGCACGCCAGGCGGCCACACTGGACAGGCTCTCAAATGGACGTGCGCTTTTTAACCTGGTGACCGGCAGCGATCCGCAGGAACTGGCCGGAGACGGCGTGTTTCTCGATCATACGCAGCGTTATGAAGCCTCTGCGGAGTTTACTCACGTCTGGCGTCGTCTGCTGGAAGGCGACACTGTAGATTTTGAGGGCAAACATATTCATGTGCGCGGCGCGAAACTCTTTTTCCCGCCGGTGCAGCAGCCGCGACCGCCACTCTATTTCGGCGGATCGTCCGATGTGGCGCAAGATCTGGCCGCTGAACAGGTTGACCTCTATCTGACGTGGGGCGAGCCGCCGGCGCAGGTAAAAGAAAAAATTGAACAGGTACGCGCCAAAGCCGCCGCCCACGGACGTAAAGTGCGCTTCGGTATTCGTCTGCATGTGATTGTCCGGGAAACGAATGCCGAAGCCTGGCAGGCAGCAAATAACCTGATCGCTCACCTGGATGATGCCACCATTGCTAAAGCGCAGGCCGCCTTCTCTCGTCAGGATTCCGTCGGTCAACAGCGGATGGCGGCGCTTCATGGCGGTAAACGCGATCAACTGGAGATCAGCCCCAACCTGTGGGCTGGCGTTGGGCTGGTGCGCGGCGGTGCGGGAACCGCACTGGTGGGCGATGGCCCGACGGTCGCGGCAAGAATCAATGAATACGCAGAGCTTGGTATCGACAGCTTTATTCTTTCCGGCTATCCGCACCTGGAAGAGGCATATCGCGTCGGCGAACTGCTGTTCCCGCACCTTGATGTCGCGGTGCCGCAAATTCCGCAGCCACAGCCATTACAACTGCAGGGCGAAACGGTGGCGAACGAATTTATTCCCCGAAAAGTGGCGCAAAGCTGA
- the ssuC gene encoding aliphatic sulfonate ABC transporter permease SsuC: protein MAAEKKWLLHIAPWLLPAGIVVVWQIASSTGLLSTRILPSPEGVLEAFWTLSVSGELWQHLAISSWRAVIGFSIGGSIGLALGLISGLSRWGERLLDTSIQMLRNVPHLALIPLVILWFGIDESAKIFLVALGTLFPIYINTWHGIRNIDRGLLEMARSYGLSGFALFAHVILPGALPSIMVGVRFALGLMWLTLIVAETISANAGIGYLAMNAREFLQTDVVVVAIILYALLGKLADVSAQLLERLWLRWHPAYHVKEATA from the coding sequence ATGGCGGCAGAAAAGAAATGGCTCCTGCACATTGCCCCCTGGCTGCTGCCGGCGGGGATTGTGGTTGTGTGGCAAATCGCCTCCTCCACCGGCTTACTCTCCACGCGCATTCTGCCCTCACCGGAAGGCGTGCTGGAAGCGTTCTGGACATTAAGCGTGAGCGGTGAATTGTGGCAACACCTGGCGATCAGCTCCTGGCGCGCAGTGATTGGTTTCTCAATTGGCGGCAGTATCGGTTTGGCACTGGGGTTGATTAGCGGGTTATCGCGCTGGGGAGAACGTCTGCTGGATACCTCCATCCAGATGTTGCGCAATGTGCCGCATCTAGCGCTGATCCCGCTAGTTATCTTGTGGTTTGGTATCGATGAGAGCGCGAAAATTTTTCTTGTAGCGCTTGGTACGTTGTTCCCCATTTACATCAATACCTGGCACGGCATTCGTAATATCGACCGGGGATTGCTGGAGATGGCGCGCAGCTACGGTTTATCCGGTTTTGCGCTCTTTGCTCATGTGATCCTCCCCGGCGCTCTGCCGTCGATTATGGTCGGGGTACGCTTTGCGCTCGGCCTGATGTGGCTGACGCTGATTGTGGCGGAGACGATTTCCGCTAACGCCGGAATTGGCTACCTGGCGATGAACGCCAGAGAGTTCCTGCAAACGGATGTCGTGGTGGTCGCCATCATCCTTTATGCCCTGCTCGGTAAACTGGCCGATGTCAGTGCGCAATTGCTGGAGCGCCTGTGGCTGCGCTGGCATCCCGCTTATCACGTGAAGGAGGCAACAGCATGA
- the ssuB gene encoding aliphatic sulfonates ABC transporter ATP-binding protein, whose translation MNTARLTQGIPLLLNGVSKHYGNNTVLSGLDLHIAAGQFVAVVGRSGGGKSTLLRLLAGLETANAGKLLAGSTPLANIQNDTRMMFQDARLLPWKSVIDNVGLGLKGRWREAAQDALRAVGLEQRGSEWPAALSGGQKQRVALARALVHQPGLLLLDEPLGALDALTRLEMQALITQLWQTHGFTVVLVTHDVSEAVAMADRVLLIEEGKIGLDLAIDLPRPRRLGSVRLAELEAEVLNRVMKRGESETVPLPKTRHA comes from the coding sequence ATGAATACTGCGCGACTCACTCAGGGGATCCCGCTGTTATTAAATGGCGTGAGTAAGCATTACGGCAATAACACCGTGCTGAGCGGGCTGGATCTGCATATTGCCGCCGGGCAGTTTGTCGCCGTGGTAGGCCGCAGCGGCGGAGGCAAAAGCACGTTGCTGCGCCTGCTGGCCGGGCTGGAAACCGCCAATGCCGGAAAGCTGTTAGCAGGCAGTACGCCGCTGGCGAATATTCAAAATGACACGCGGATGATGTTTCAGGATGCCCGGTTACTTCCATGGAAGTCAGTGATCGATAATGTCGGTTTAGGGTTGAAAGGTCGCTGGCGGGAAGCCGCGCAGGATGCGTTACGCGCGGTCGGGCTGGAACAGCGAGGCAGCGAGTGGCCAGCGGCGTTGTCCGGCGGGCAGAAACAGCGAGTCGCGCTGGCGCGGGCGCTGGTACATCAACCGGGGTTGCTGCTGCTCGACGAGCCGTTAGGTGCGCTGGATGCATTAACCCGACTGGAGATGCAGGCGCTCATCACACAATTATGGCAGACACACGGTTTCACAGTGGTGCTGGTGACGCATGATGTCAGTGAAGCGGTGGCGATGGCGGATCGCGTACTGTTAATAGAAGAAGGAAAAATCGGGCTGGACTTAGCCATCGATCTGCCGCGTCCACGCCGCCTGGGTTCGGTAAGGCTAGCGGAGCTAGAAGCGGAAGTATTGAACCGGGTGATGAAACGCGGCGAGTCGGAAACCGTTCCGTTACCAAAAACTCGTCACGCTTAA
- the pepN gene encoding aminopeptidase N, which yields MTQQPQAKYRHDYRAPDYLISDIDLTFDLDAAKTVVTALSKVSRHSASAVPLRLDGGELTLISIHVNDEPWTNYKEEGSQLVIDGLPERFTLRIVNEISPAANTALEGLYQSGEALCTQCEAEGFRHITWYLDRPDVLARFTTKLIADKTRYPFLLSNGNRVDQGELENGRHWVQWQDPFPKPCYLFALVAGDFDVLRDTFTTRSGREVALELYVDRGNLDRAPWAMTSLKNSMKWDEQRFGLEYDLDIYMIVAVDFFNMGAMENKGLNIFNSKYVLARTDTATDKDYLDIERVIGHEYFHNWTGNRVTCRDWFQLSLKEGLTVFRDQEFSSDLGSRAVNRINNVRTMRGMQFAEDASPMAHPIRPDKVIEMNNFYTLTVYEKGAEVIRMMHTLLGEENFQKGMQLYFERHDGSAATCDDFVQAMEDASNIDLSHFRRWYSQAGTPVVTVHDDYNPNTEQYTLTISQRTPPTAEQQDKLPLHIPFDIELYDNEGKVIPLQKDGHPVHNVLNVTQAEQTFIFDNVYFQPVPSLLREFSAPVKLEYKWSDQQLTFLMRHASNDFSRWDAAQSLLATHIKLNVARHQQGQALSLPLHVADAFRAILLDETIDPALAAEILTLPSANEIAELFETIDPVAIAAVREALTRTLATELADECLAVYNAHKLDSYRVEHADIGKRSLRNTCLRYLAFGDAQLADKLVSQQYHDADNMTDALAALSAAVAAQLPCRDTLMQEYDDKWHHDGLVMDKWFILQATSPAEDVLQKVRSLLKHRSFSLSNPNRIRSLIGAFAGSNPAAFHALDGSGYQFLAEMLTELNSRNPQVASRLIEPLIRLKRYDAKRQAMMRAALEQLKALPNLSGDLYEKVSKALA from the coding sequence ATGACACAACAGCCACAAGCCAAATACCGCCACGACTACCGTGCGCCGGACTACCTAATTAGCGATATTGACTTGACCTTTGACCTTGACGCCGCCAAGACCGTCGTCACAGCGCTGAGCAAAGTGTCACGCCATAGCGCCTCTGCTGTGCCGCTGCGCCTGGATGGCGGCGAGCTGACCCTGATTTCCATTCACGTAAATGATGAGCCCTGGACCAACTATAAAGAAGAAGGCTCCCAACTGGTGATCGATGGCTTGCCAGAGCGTTTTACCTTGCGCATTGTGAATGAGATAAGCCCGGCCGCGAACACCGCGCTCGAAGGGCTATACCAGTCCGGTGAAGCGCTGTGCACGCAGTGCGAAGCGGAAGGCTTCCGCCATATTACCTGGTATCTTGACCGCCCGGATGTTCTGGCGCGCTTTACCACCAAGCTGATTGCCGATAAAACCCGCTATCCGTTCTTGCTCTCTAACGGCAACCGCGTTGATCAGGGCGAGCTGGAGAATGGTCGTCACTGGGTACAGTGGCAGGATCCCTTCCCGAAACCCTGCTATCTGTTTGCGCTGGTCGCCGGAGATTTCGACGTGCTGCGCGACACGTTCACCACCCGTTCCGGGCGTGAAGTGGCGCTGGAGCTATATGTCGATCGCGGCAACCTCGATCGTGCGCCGTGGGCGATGACCTCGCTGAAAAACTCCATGAAATGGGACGAACAGCGTTTCGGCCTCGAGTACGATCTCGACATCTATATGATTGTCGCGGTCGACTTCTTTAATATGGGCGCCATGGAAAACAAAGGGTTGAATATCTTCAACTCGAAATACGTGCTTGCCCGCACCGATACCGCTACCGACAAAGACTACCTTGATATTGAGCGCGTGATTGGTCACGAATACTTCCATAACTGGACCGGTAACCGCGTAACCTGCCGCGACTGGTTCCAGCTCAGCCTGAAAGAAGGCTTGACAGTGTTCCGCGATCAGGAGTTCAGCTCTGATCTGGGTTCCCGTGCGGTAAACCGCATTAATAACGTGCGCACCATGCGCGGTATGCAGTTCGCCGAAGACGCCAGCCCAATGGCGCACCCGATCCGCCCGGATAAAGTCATTGAAATGAATAACTTCTACACCCTGACGGTGTATGAAAAGGGCGCGGAAGTAATTCGCATGATGCATACGCTGCTTGGCGAAGAGAATTTCCAGAAAGGGATGCAGCTCTATTTTGAGCGTCATGACGGTAGCGCGGCGACCTGCGACGATTTCGTGCAGGCTATGGAAGACGCGTCAAACATCGATCTGTCGCATTTCCGCCGCTGGTACAGCCAGGCCGGTACGCCGGTGGTGACGGTGCACGATGATTACAACCCGAACACCGAGCAATACACGCTGACCATCAGCCAGCGCACACCGCCGACCGCGGAACAACAAGACAAACTGCCGCTGCACATTCCGTTCGATATCGAACTGTACGATAACGAAGGTAAAGTGATCCCGTTGCAGAAAGACGGGCACCCGGTACATAACGTCCTCAACGTCACTCAGGCGGAACAGACTTTTATCTTTGATAACGTCTATTTCCAGCCGGTACCGTCGCTGCTGCGTGAATTCTCCGCGCCGGTGAAACTGGAATATAAGTGGAGCGATCAGCAACTGACCTTCCTGATGCGCCACGCCAGTAACGATTTCTCTCGCTGGGATGCGGCACAAAGCCTGCTGGCAACACACATTAAACTGAACGTTGCGCGCCACCAACAGGGCCAGGCGCTGTCGCTGCCATTGCACGTCGCGGATGCTTTCCGCGCGATCCTGCTGGACGAAACGATTGATCCGGCGCTTGCTGCAGAGATCCTGACGCTGCCGTCGGCAAATGAGATCGCCGAGTTGTTTGAAACCATCGATCCTGTAGCCATCGCGGCGGTACGTGAAGCGCTGACGCGCACGCTTGCCACCGAACTTGCTGATGAGTGCCTGGCGGTTTACAACGCGCATAAACTCGATAGCTACCGCGTTGAACATGCGGATATCGGCAAACGTTCGTTGCGCAACACGTGCTTGCGTTACCTGGCGTTTGGCGATGCGCAACTGGCAGACAAACTGGTGAGCCAGCAGTATCACGACGCCGATAACATGACGGATGCCCTGGCGGCGCTCTCGGCGGCGGTTGCGGCGCAACTGCCGTGCCGTGATACGCTGATGCAAGAGTACGATGACAAGTGGCATCACGACGGCCTGGTGATGGATAAATGGTTTATCCTGCAGGCCACCAGCCCGGCGGAAGATGTGCTGCAAAAGGTGCGCAGCCTGTTGAAGCATCGCTCGTTCTCCCTCAGCAACCCGAACCGCATCCGCTCGCTGATTGGCGCTTTCGCCGGCAGCAACCCGGCGGCGTTCCATGCGCTGGATGGCAGCGGTTATCAGTTCCTGGCCGAGATGTTAACTGAGCTTAACAGCCGTAACCCGCAAGTGGCATCGCGTCTGATTGAGCCGCTGATCCGCCTGAAACGCTATGATGCTAAACGTCAGGCGATGATGCGTGCGGCGCTGGAGCAGCTAAAAGCGTTGCCAAACCTTTCCGGCGATCTGTACGAGAAAGTCAGCAAAGCGCTAGCGTAA
- the pncB gene encoding nicotinate phosphoribosyltransferase yields the protein MTQLAFSGLQTLLDTDAYKLHMQQAVFHHYYDVHVTAEFRCRGDDLLGIYADAIREQVDSMQSLRLQDDEYLWLSGLPFFQPDYLNWLRHFRYDPRQVTITNDNGKLHISLSGPWREVIMWEVPLLAVISEVVHRCRSPQTGVQQALLHLEDKLADFAARTAQVDMSGFRLMDFGTRRRFSRDVQQAIVERLQQEPWFIGTSNYDLARRLSLTPMGTQAHEWFQAHQQISPDLATSQRAALAAWLEEYPNQLGIALTDCITMDAFLRDFGPEFATRYQGLRHDSGDPVEWGEKAIDHYEKLGIDPLSKTLIFSDNLDLNKALDLYCHFADRVKLGFGIGTRLTCDIPGVKPLNIVIKLVECNGKPVAKLSDSPGKTICHDKAFVRALREAFDLPQVKKAS from the coding sequence ATGACTCAACTCGCTTTCTCTGGTCTGCAAACGCTGCTGGATACCGACGCTTATAAGCTGCACATGCAGCAAGCGGTGTTCCACCACTATTATGACGTGCATGTCACGGCTGAATTCCGCTGTCGCGGCGATGACCTGCTCGGTATTTATGCCGATGCTATCCGCGAACAGGTCGACTCCATGCAGTCGTTGCGTCTGCAAGATGACGAGTATCTGTGGCTGTCCGGCCTCCCCTTCTTCCAGCCTGACTACCTTAACTGGCTACGTCATTTTCGTTACGACCCTCGCCAGGTCACGATTACTAACGACAACGGCAAGCTGCATATCAGCCTTTCCGGCCCGTGGCGTGAAGTGATCATGTGGGAAGTACCGCTGCTGGCAGTAATCAGTGAAGTGGTTCACCGCTGCCGTTCGCCGCAGACTGGCGTTCAGCAGGCTCTGCTGCATCTGGAAGATAAACTGGCGGATTTCGCTGCGCGCACCGCGCAGGTAGATATGTCCGGTTTCCGTCTTATGGACTTCGGTACACGCCGACGTTTCTCCCGCGATGTGCAACAAGCGATCGTCGAACGGTTGCAACAGGAACCGTGGTTTATCGGCACCAGCAATTATGATCTGGCTCGCCGTCTGTCGCTGACGCCAATGGGAACCCAGGCGCATGAGTGGTTCCAGGCCCACCAGCAGATCAGCCCCGATTTGGCCACCAGCCAGCGCGCGGCGCTCGCAGCCTGGCTTGAAGAGTACCCAAACCAACTAGGGATCGCGTTAACAGACTGCATTACGATGGATGCGTTTTTGCGTGACTTCGGCCCGGAATTCGCAACCCGCTACCAGGGCCTGCGCCATGATTCTGGCGATCCGGTGGAATGGGGCGAAAAAGCGATTGATCACTATGAGAAACTCGGCATCGATCCTCTGTCGAAGACGCTGATATTCTCGGATAATCTGGACCTGAATAAAGCGCTGGATCTCTATTGCCACTTTGCCGATCGCGTCAAGCTGGGCTTTGGTATCGGAACACGCCTGACGTGTGATATTCCCGGCGTGAAACCGCTGAATATTGTTATCAAGCTCGTTGAGTGCAATGGAAAACCGGTGGCGAAATTATCCGACAGCCCCGGGAAAACTATCTGCCATGACAAGGCGTTTGTCCGCGCCTTACGCGAAGCATTTGACCTGCCGCAGGTCAAAAAAGCCAGTTAA
- the asnS gene encoding asparagine--tRNA ligase, translated as MSVVPVADVFHSRVAVDSEVTVRGWVRTRRDSKAGISFLAVYDGSCFNPVQAVINNSLPNYNQDVLRLTTGCSVIVTGKVVASPGEGQSLEIQATSVEVTGWVEDPDTYPMAAKRHSIEYLREVAHLRPRTNLIGAVARVRHTLAQALHRFFDEQGFFWVSSPLITASDTEGAGEMFRVSTLDMENLPRTAEGKVDFDKDFFGKEAFLTVSGQLNAETYACALSKVYTFGPTFRAENSNTSRHLAEFWMLEPEIAFANLDDNARLAEAMLKYAFKAVLEERLDDLKFFEERVDKDAIGRLERFIAADFAQVDYTDAVAILEKCGEKFENQVYWGVDLASEHERYLAEKHFKAPVVVKNYPKDIKAFYMRLNEDGKTVAAMDVLAPGIGEIIGGSQREERLDVLDARMAEMGLNKEDYWWYRDLRRYGTVPHSGFGLGFERLIAYVTGVQNVRDVIPFPRTPRSATF; from the coding sequence ATGAGCGTTGTGCCTGTAGCCGACGTATTCCATAGCCGTGTTGCCGTTGACAGTGAAGTCACCGTACGCGGATGGGTACGCACCCGCCGAGATTCTAAAGCTGGTATCTCCTTCCTCGCCGTTTATGACGGCTCCTGCTTTAATCCTGTACAGGCCGTTATTAATAATTCTCTGCCCAATTACAATCAGGATGTTTTACGCCTGACCACCGGTTGCTCGGTAATTGTGACCGGCAAAGTTGTGGCGTCACCGGGCGAAGGCCAGAGTCTGGAAATTCAGGCGACCTCTGTCGAAGTCACCGGCTGGGTTGAAGATCCGGATACCTACCCGATGGCGGCAAAACGCCATAGTATTGAGTATCTGCGCGAAGTCGCCCACCTGCGCCCGCGCACTAACCTGATTGGCGCAGTTGCGCGCGTTCGCCACACGCTGGCGCAGGCGCTGCATCGCTTCTTTGACGAACAAGGGTTCTTCTGGGTTTCCTCGCCGCTTATCACCGCGTCAGATACCGAAGGCGCAGGCGAAATGTTCCGCGTCTCCACGCTGGATATGGAAAACCTGCCACGTACCGCGGAAGGCAAAGTTGATTTTGATAAAGATTTCTTTGGCAAAGAAGCGTTCCTGACCGTTTCCGGCCAGTTAAATGCGGAAACCTATGCCTGCGCCCTGTCCAAGGTTTATACCTTCGGCCCGACTTTCCGCGCGGAGAACTCCAACACCAGTCGCCACCTGGCGGAGTTCTGGATGCTGGAACCGGAAATCGCTTTCGCCAATCTCGACGATAACGCACGTCTGGCTGAAGCGATGCTGAAATACGCCTTTAAAGCGGTGCTGGAAGAGCGTCTGGATGACCTGAAGTTCTTTGAAGAGCGCGTGGACAAAGACGCAATTGGCCGTCTGGAGCGCTTCATTGCGGCCGATTTCGCCCAGGTTGATTACACCGATGCGGTCGCCATTCTCGAAAAATGCGGTGAGAAGTTCGAGAACCAGGTTTACTGGGGCGTTGACCTGGCTTCTGAACATGAACGTTACCTGGCCGAGAAACACTTCAAAGCACCGGTGGTGGTGAAAAACTACCCTAAAGATATTAAAGCGTTCTATATGCGTCTTAACGAAGATGGTAAAACCGTGGCGGCGATGGATGTGCTTGCGCCGGGTATCGGTGAAATCATCGGCGGTTCTCAGCGTGAAGAGCGTCTTGATGTCCTGGATGCCCGCATGGCAGAAATGGGGCTGAATAAAGAAGATTACTGGTGGTATCGCGATCTGCGCCGTTACGGCACTGTACCGCACTCCGGCTTCGGTCTCGGTTTTGAACGCCTGATTGCTTATGTGACCGGCGTACAGAACGTGCGTGATGTGATCCCGTTCCCGCGTACTCCGCGCTCCGCAACATTCTGA
- the ompF gene encoding porin OmpF: MMKRNILAVVIPALLAAGAANAAEIYNKDGNKVDIYGKAVGLHYFSKDNGANSYGGNGDQTYARLGFKGETKINDQLTGYGQWEYNFQGNNSEGGTDAQSGNKTRLAFAGLKFGDFGSFDYGRNYGLVYDAIGVTDMLPEFGGDTANSDNFFSSRNGGLATYRNHNFFGLVDGLNFGVQYLGKNERATSLTDSADDITRSNGDGWATSVSYDFEGFGIVGAYGAADRTNTQQALTTYGTTGEKAEQWATGIKYDANNIYLAALYGETRNATRLKTTLPGDTAKSNGYLNKTQDFSVVAQYQFDFGLRPSIAYYKSKAKDVEGIGSEDYINYVEVGATYYFNKNMSTYVDYIINQIDKDNKLGVGSDDTVAVGIVYQF, encoded by the coding sequence ATGATGAAGCGCAATATTCTGGCAGTGGTTATCCCTGCTCTGCTGGCAGCCGGTGCAGCTAACGCTGCAGAAATCTACAACAAAGACGGCAACAAAGTAGACATCTACGGTAAAGCTGTAGGTCTGCACTACTTCTCTAAAGACAACGGTGCCAACAGCTACGGCGGCAACGGCGACCAGACTTATGCACGTCTGGGCTTCAAAGGCGAAACCAAAATCAACGACCAACTGACCGGTTACGGCCAGTGGGAGTACAACTTCCAGGGTAACAACTCTGAAGGTGGTACCGATGCTCAAAGCGGTAACAAAACTCGTCTGGCATTTGCTGGTCTGAAATTCGGCGATTTCGGTTCTTTCGACTATGGTCGTAACTACGGTCTGGTATACGATGCAATCGGTGTAACCGATATGCTGCCAGAGTTTGGTGGTGATACCGCGAACAGCGATAACTTCTTCTCCAGCCGTAACGGCGGTCTGGCGACTTACCGTAACCACAACTTCTTCGGCCTGGTTGATGGTCTGAACTTCGGCGTTCAGTACCTGGGTAAAAACGAGCGTGCTACATCACTGACAGATTCTGCAGATGACATTACTCGTTCCAACGGCGACGGCTGGGCGACTTCTGTAAGCTATGACTTTGAAGGTTTTGGTATCGTTGGTGCATACGGCGCAGCGGATCGTACCAATACTCAGCAAGCTCTGACAACCTACGGTACAACAGGCGAGAAAGCTGAGCAGTGGGCAACCGGTATCAAATACGATGCTAACAACATCTACCTGGCGGCACTGTACGGTGAAACTCGCAACGCGACCCGTCTGAAAACAACTCTGCCTGGAGACACCGCTAAGTCTAACGGTTACCTGAACAAAACTCAGGACTTCTCCGTCGTTGCACAGTACCAGTTCGACTTCGGTCTGCGTCCGTCCATCGCTTACTACAAATCTAAAGCGAAAGATGTTGAAGGTATCGGTAGCGAAGATTACATCAACTATGTTGAAGTTGGTGCAACCTACTACTTCAACAAAAACATGTCTACCTATGTTGACTACATCATCAACCAGATTGATAAAGACAACAAACTGGGTGTAGGTTCTGACGACACCGTAGCAGTGGGTATCGTTTACCAGTTCTAA